The proteins below are encoded in one region of Streptomyces sp. NBC_00490:
- a CDS encoding RNA polymerase sigma factor SigF: protein MMATATSTVTATHSNPAYESPHADRHTTGSGAAGEGVSGLEGLPSLPDPKQVGAVDARALSKTLFARLDALEEGSPEYSYVRNSLVELNLALVRYAVGRMGVRGESYEDVVQVGTIGLIKAINRFDLQYGVEFPTFALPTIIGEIKRFFRDTSWSVRVPRRLQELHLDLNQATARLEQTHGRPPTVAELAGELDLEEDEIIEGLVAGNGYTSSSLDFPSDAENSEDTLADHIGYADPDLEKVEDLHALRPLIAALPERERKILALRYVGDMTQRAIGEELGISQMHVSRILTRTLNLLEAKLTTRR, encoded by the coding sequence ATGATGGCGACGGCGACTTCGACGGTGACCGCTACTCACAGCAATCCCGCCTACGAATCCCCGCACGCGGACCGACATACCACCGGTTCGGGTGCCGCTGGTGAGGGCGTGTCGGGTCTTGAGGGTCTGCCGTCGCTGCCCGATCCGAAGCAGGTCGGGGCTGTCGACGCCAGGGCGCTGTCCAAGACTTTGTTCGCGCGGCTCGACGCCCTGGAGGAGGGCTCGCCGGAGTACTCCTACGTGCGCAATTCCCTGGTCGAACTCAACCTCGCCCTGGTCCGTTATGCGGTCGGCCGCATGGGGGTGCGCGGGGAGTCGTACGAGGACGTCGTTCAGGTCGGCACCATCGGTCTGATCAAGGCGATCAACCGCTTCGACCTGCAGTACGGGGTGGAGTTCCCCACCTTCGCGCTGCCGACGATCATCGGCGAGATCAAGCGGTTCTTCCGTGACACGAGCTGGTCCGTGCGCGTCCCGCGCCGCCTTCAGGAACTTCACCTCGACCTGAACCAGGCCACCGCCCGGCTCGAGCAGACCCACGGCCGCCCGCCGACCGTGGCGGAGCTCGCCGGAGAGCTGGACCTCGAAGAGGACGAGATCATCGAGGGTCTGGTCGCCGGGAACGGCTACACCTCGTCCTCTCTCGACTTTCCCAGCGATGCCGAGAATTCCGAGGACACCCTTGCCGACCACATCGGCTACGCGGACCCGGACCTGGAGAAGGTCGAGGACCTGCACGCTCTCAGGCCGCTCATCGCCGCTCTCCCGGAGCGGGAGCGCAAGATCCTTGCTCTGCGCTACGTCGGCGACATGACGCAGCGCGCGATCGGTGAGGAACTCGGGATCTCCCAGATGCACGTGTCCCGCATCCTCACTCGCACCCTCAACCTCCTCGAAGCAAAGCTCACCACGCGCCGGTAG
- a CDS encoding XRE family transcriptional regulator, whose amino-acid sequence MRRRHLNAQDLADRTGIRTPRIRVFAQDGATGPVRPTPEELAELAEALALPLPDVQEAARTTAPAHA is encoded by the coding sequence ATGCGACGCAGGCACCTGAACGCACAGGACCTCGCCGACCGCACCGGCATCCGCACCCCACGGATCCGCGTCTTCGCCCAAGACGGCGCCACCGGCCCCGTGCGCCCCACCCCGGAAGAGCTGGCGGAACTCGCCGAGGCTTTGGCGCTGCCCCTGCCCGATGTCCAGGAAGCCGCGCGTACCACCGCACCGGCGCACGCCTGA
- a CDS encoding GDSL-type esterase/lipase family protein: MQTNPHTTRLRRLTRTLPTLITAVLVACLLSWTGSSPAQAAPGDGSVSDPNIDYVGRWDTSAGTAAVPSWTGAYLQTAFTGTTVKVKARDAVNLYASIDGGPDVFHPGVRGTVNLTPQPLSAGTHTLRISYRSGDTVFQGLVLDPGARTVAPNIPSRLVEFVGDSITAGALTDRLALDSYAWKTGEQLGARHTQIARSGYCLVAQSGCTGLGTQFFRTASTGSQNWDFSRYRADAVVINLGTNDIGHGVTGAAFQSAYTKFLTDLRATYPSARLFAVQTLKKRYVNETRAAVTARTNAGDSGVHYVDTTGWLTDGTDYEDGNGHPNEAGHTKFANRLAPVIAARLGDPAATLAAAPGQPGDPNIKFVGRWDTRTATAYTPYWAGAYYRVGFTGRTVQLKQRGTIDFWARIDNGPVKFYDDVKGTVNLTPSPLSAGNHALQVNYQVVAGSYRGDAVFQGLVLDSGATTFAPPAPGKLVEFVGDSITVGTTSSQNARTAYGWLIGERLGTEHTQIAQGGACLVAAADGCVGLERQFTKLNPNADTPDWDFSRYQANAVVINLGTNDVGHAVSSAQFQTAYTSLLRKVRAAYPQAWIFALETFRGRYVPQTQAAVQAVVAGGDSRVSFVDTTGWLGSGDLTDSVHPNDQGHRVIADRLAPIIAARIGM; encoded by the coding sequence GTGCAGACCAACCCCCACACCACCCGCTTACGCCGTCTCACCCGCACCCTCCCCACGCTCATCACGGCCGTTCTCGTCGCCTGTCTGCTGTCCTGGACGGGGAGCTCCCCCGCCCAGGCCGCGCCGGGTGACGGCTCGGTCTCCGACCCGAACATCGACTACGTCGGGCGCTGGGACACCAGCGCCGGCACGGCGGCGGTGCCCTCCTGGACCGGTGCCTATCTGCAGACGGCCTTCACCGGCACCACGGTGAAGGTCAAGGCGAGAGACGCGGTCAACCTGTACGCCAGCATCGACGGCGGCCCCGACGTCTTCCATCCCGGCGTGCGCGGCACGGTGAACCTCACTCCCCAGCCGTTGTCCGCCGGCACCCACACCCTGCGCATTTCGTACCGCTCCGGCGACACCGTCTTCCAGGGCCTGGTGCTGGACCCCGGTGCGCGCACGGTGGCGCCGAACATCCCGTCCCGGCTCGTCGAGTTCGTCGGCGACTCCATCACCGCCGGCGCGCTCACGGACCGGCTCGCACTGGACTCGTACGCCTGGAAGACCGGCGAGCAACTGGGGGCGCGCCACACCCAGATCGCCCGGTCCGGCTACTGCCTCGTCGCCCAGTCCGGATGCACGGGCCTTGGCACGCAGTTCTTCAGGACGGCGAGCACGGGCAGCCAGAACTGGGACTTCTCCCGCTACCGGGCGGACGCCGTCGTCATCAACCTGGGCACCAACGACATCGGCCACGGCGTGACCGGCGCCGCCTTCCAGTCGGCGTACACCAAGTTCCTCACCGACCTGCGTGCCACCTACCCGAGCGCGCGTCTGTTCGCCGTGCAGACGCTCAAGAAGCGCTACGTCAACGAGACCAGGGCCGCGGTCACCGCCCGCACCAACGCCGGTGACAGTGGGGTGCACTACGTCGACACCACGGGCTGGCTGACCGACGGCACCGACTACGAGGACGGCAACGGGCATCCCAACGAGGCGGGCCACACCAAGTTCGCGAACCGTCTCGCCCCCGTCATCGCCGCCCGGCTCGGCGACCCCGCGGCCACTCTGGCGGCCGCTCCCGGCCAGCCCGGCGACCCGAACATCAAGTTCGTGGGGCGCTGGGACACCAGGACCGCCACCGCCTACACCCCGTACTGGGCGGGCGCCTACTACAGGGTCGGCTTCACCGGCCGGACCGTCCAGCTCAAGCAGCGCGGGACGATCGACTTCTGGGCGCGGATCGACAACGGCCCGGTGAAGTTCTACGACGATGTCAAGGGGACGGTGAACCTGACGCCCTCCCCGCTGTCCGCCGGCAATCACGCGCTTCAGGTCAACTACCAGGTGGTCGCCGGTTCCTACCGGGGCGACGCCGTCTTTCAGGGACTGGTCCTCGACAGTGGGGCCACGACGTTCGCACCGCCGGCGCCGGGCAAGCTGGTCGAGTTCGTCGGCGACTCGATCACGGTGGGGACGACGTCGTCGCAGAACGCCCGCACCGCGTACGGCTGGCTGATCGGAGAACGACTCGGCACCGAGCACACCCAGATCGCCCAGGGCGGCGCCTGTCTGGTCGCCGCGGCGGACGGATGCGTCGGCCTGGAGCGGCAGTTCACCAAGCTCAACCCGAACGCGGACACCCCTGACTGGGACTTCTCCCGCTACCAGGCGAACGCGGTCGTCATCAACCTCGGCACCAACGACGTGGGCCACGCGGTCAGTTCCGCGCAGTTCCAGACGGCGTACACCAGCCTGCTGCGCAAGGTCCGCGCGGCGTACCCGCAGGCGTGGATCTTCGCGTTGGAGACCTTCCGCGGCCGATACGTCCCGCAGACACAGGCGGCGGTCCAGGCGGTCGTGGCCGGCGGCGACTCCCGGGTCTCCTTCGTCGACACCACCGGCTGGCTGGGGTCGGGCGACCTGACGGACTCGGTCCACCCCAACGACCAGGGGCACCGCGTCATCGCGGACCGGCTGGCGCCGATCATCGCGGCGCGGATCGGGATGTGA
- a CDS encoding ricin-type beta-trefoil lectin domain protein: MTETSTRSRRLAAVLMAGFGATLMFLTAPAPALAQSAAEASATSYASAKPVTKGGTSDFRGVNWADPRDNYASDAVVPSGLKVTDDYRTVYRTTGHMVRGFKKNLGANTLRLPINPATVGTNWWKSYRATIDAATAYGDKVIVSYWEADSSKDGLVDDTAAWKKMWNTVVREYKHNPRVYFEPMNEPHGYTLDQWVSVTGGWLAQHKDVPRGRVVISGTGYNDNVTGVGAARELRGTLLSLHFYGFWASHTEQADWTADLEARIGKYAGRTIIDEAGSPMTTGLNYGAWNGNIYTSYLAAVTNTARSKGMGLVYWPGLRFGDAYSIESLDAEGNLVDNNASGVALLRWGYGFGKTPPVNDLPPAPPGEVLRGVGSDRCVDVPGFSTTNGTQLDLWDCNDGGNQSWNWNPDKQLTVYGNKCMTVGGTGATAGDPVTISDCTGAAAQQWNVNADLTVTSVANPELCLDAAGGGTGNGTAVDVWYCNGSSNQQWARS; this comes from the coding sequence ATGACCGAGACCTCGACGAGGTCGAGAAGACTGGCCGCTGTGCTCATGGCCGGCTTCGGCGCGACACTCATGTTCCTGACCGCCCCCGCACCCGCCCTCGCGCAGTCGGCCGCCGAGGCGTCGGCCACCTCGTACGCGTCGGCGAAGCCCGTGACAAAGGGCGGTACCAGTGACTTCCGCGGGGTGAACTGGGCAGACCCGCGGGACAACTACGCCAGTGACGCGGTGGTGCCCAGCGGGCTGAAGGTGACCGACGACTACCGCACCGTGTACCGCACCACGGGCCACATGGTGCGCGGCTTCAAGAAGAACCTGGGCGCCAACACGCTGCGACTGCCGATCAACCCGGCGACCGTGGGCACCAACTGGTGGAAGTCGTACCGGGCGACGATCGACGCGGCCACGGCCTACGGCGACAAGGTCATCGTCAGCTACTGGGAGGCCGACAGCAGCAAGGACGGGCTGGTCGACGACACGGCCGCCTGGAAGAAGATGTGGAACACCGTGGTGCGGGAGTACAAGCACAACCCGCGGGTCTACTTCGAGCCCATGAACGAGCCGCACGGCTACACCCTGGATCAGTGGGTGTCCGTCACCGGCGGCTGGCTCGCCCAGCACAAGGACGTCCCGCGCGGCCGTGTCGTGATCAGCGGCACCGGCTACAACGACAACGTCACCGGTGTCGGCGCGGCCCGCGAACTGCGGGGAACGCTGCTGTCGCTGCACTTCTACGGCTTCTGGGCCAGCCACACCGAGCAGGCGGACTGGACCGCCGACCTCGAGGCCCGCATCGGCAAGTACGCCGGCCGGACCATCATCGACGAGGCCGGCTCCCCGATGACCACCGGTCTGAACTACGGCGCCTGGAACGGCAACATCTACACGTCGTATCTCGCGGCCGTCACCAACACCGCCCGCAGCAAGGGCATGGGCCTGGTGTACTGGCCGGGGCTGAGGTTCGGCGACGCCTACTCGATCGAGTCGCTGGACGCCGAGGGCAACCTGGTGGACAACAACGCCAGCGGAGTCGCGCTCCTGCGCTGGGGCTACGGCTTCGGCAAGACCCCGCCCGTCAACGACCTGCCGCCCGCGCCTCCCGGCGAGGTCCTGCGCGGAGTGGGCTCCGACCGCTGCGTGGACGTGCCCGGCTTCAGTACGACCAACGGCACCCAGCTCGACCTCTGGGACTGCAACGACGGCGGCAACCAGTCCTGGAACTGGAACCCGGACAAGCAACTCACCGTCTACGGCAACAAGTGCATGACGGTGGGAGGCACCGGCGCCACGGCGGGCGACCCCGTGACCATCTCCGACTGCACCGGCGCGGCGGCACAGCAGTGGAACGTGAACGCGGACCTCACGGTCACCAGCGTCGCCAACCCGGAGCTCTGCCTGGACGCGGCCGGCGGCGGCACCGGCAACGGCACGGCGGTCGACGTCTGGTACTGCAACGGAAGCAGCAACCAGCAGTGGGCCAGGAGCTGA
- a CDS encoding YncE family protein, with protein sequence MRRPGLRAVVGVLTLLLLPLFGPSSTAAAKPATDPVSTALPIAYHADMAVDAVHRRLYIADIVTGSVLVTDFDGRLLRTLKNKPGAADLVLSSDSRTLYVALSDGDAIAAVDTGTYREKARYATGDGTAPLRLALAGDTLWFSYGSDWDSNIGSLDLSGARPTVRLGLVPWGTWAGPPMLLSSPSAPGVVIAGEQYSSSANVTVYDVSSGDPVVRTSQDNPGGVGSVVDLALSPDAATLFIVGGYPYHHLAFRLDDLSVVHTYPTTNYPNAAAVSVTGEVAAGIDNSYGQDVYLFRTGADTPSRVIDLEPGTGRWLRAHGLIWSPDGTRLFALTGEYGANLTLHVIPA encoded by the coding sequence ATGAGAAGACCCGGCTTACGAGCCGTAGTCGGTGTACTGACCCTGCTGTTGCTGCCGCTGTTCGGCCCGAGCAGCACTGCCGCAGCCAAGCCTGCGACCGACCCGGTTTCCACCGCACTTCCGATCGCCTACCACGCGGACATGGCCGTGGACGCCGTGCACCGCAGGCTCTACATCGCCGACATCGTCACAGGTTCCGTACTGGTGACGGACTTCGACGGCAGGCTCCTCAGGACCCTGAAGAACAAACCGGGTGCGGCGGACCTGGTGCTTTCCTCCGACTCGCGCACCCTGTACGTGGCGCTCAGCGACGGCGACGCGATCGCCGCCGTCGACACCGGCACGTATCGGGAGAAGGCCCGCTACGCCACCGGCGACGGAACCGCGCCGCTGCGACTGGCTCTCGCGGGCGACACCCTGTGGTTCAGCTACGGATCGGACTGGGACAGCAACATCGGCTCCCTCGACCTGAGCGGCGCCCGTCCGACCGTGCGGCTCGGGCTGGTGCCCTGGGGCACCTGGGCGGGTCCGCCGATGCTGCTGTCCTCGCCGTCCGCGCCCGGTGTGGTCATCGCCGGCGAGCAGTACTCGTCGTCGGCGAACGTGACGGTGTACGACGTCAGCTCGGGCGATCCGGTCGTGCGCACGAGTCAGGACAACCCCGGTGGTGTCGGCAGCGTCGTCGATCTCGCACTGTCTCCCGATGCCGCCACCCTCTTCATCGTCGGGGGCTACCCGTACCACCACCTGGCGTTCCGGCTGGACGACCTCTCCGTGGTGCACACGTATCCCACGACCAACTACCCGAACGCGGCCGCGGTGTCCGTCACCGGTGAGGTCGCGGCGGGCATCGACAACTCGTACGGCCAGGACGTCTACCTCTTCCGGACCGGCGCCGACACACCGTCCCGAGTCATCGACCTGGAACCGGGAACCGGCCGGTGGCTACGGGCGCACGGCCTGATCTGGTCCCCGGACGGCACCCGGCTGTTCGCCCTGACCGGCGAGTACGGCGCGAACCTGACCCTGCACGTGATCCCCGCGTAG
- a CDS encoding phosphatase PAP2 family protein, producing MGEQLADRQRPPRDWFLHDEFDDRPHSSSFPSGHTAAAFAFTAAVTPTWPPPRASRWRSRRCW from the coding sequence GTGGGCGAGCAGCTCGCGGACCGGCAGAGACCGCCTCGGGACTGGTTCCTTCACGACGAGTTCGACGACCGGCCTCACTCGTCGTCGTTCCCCTCCGGGCACACCGCGGCGGCCTTCGCCTTCACCGCCGCCGTCACGCCGACATGGCCGCCGCCGCGGGCATCACGCTGGCGGTCCCGACGCTGCTGGTGA
- a CDS encoding DUF3662 domain-containing protein, with the protein MGALTGWERTLERVEEALLAQIFPKEPVEVVDALRRECDSQAVVCSRSRVVVPNAYDVELAEHVHDELSHKGVSVGQVLTDRLAGHGEKKGYEWAGPLVVHVTRSCDVPNRRYRVTSRVMPHVRADGFQSG; encoded by the coding sequence ATGGGCGCGTTGACGGGATGGGAACGGACTCTGGAGCGGGTGGAGGAAGCGCTGCTGGCGCAGATCTTCCCGAAGGAACCGGTCGAGGTGGTGGACGCGCTACGGCGTGAGTGCGACAGCCAGGCCGTGGTGTGCAGTCGGAGCCGGGTGGTAGTGCCAAACGCCTACGACGTGGAGCTCGCCGAGCACGTCCATGACGAGCTCAGCCACAAGGGCGTCAGCGTGGGGCAGGTCCTCACCGACCGGCTGGCGGGGCACGGCGAGAAGAAGGGGTACGAATGGGCAGGGCCGCTGGTGGTGCACGTCACCAGGTCCTGCGACGTCCCCAACCGGCGCTACCGCGTGACGAGCAGGGTCATGCCTCACGTCAGGGCCGATGGGTTCCAGTCGGGCTGA
- a CDS encoding FG-GAP-like repeat-containing protein, which translates to MRSTRAAFLAVALLGVTGTAIVGGPAWAAQGAQRAGTVAHDDFNGDGYADLVTAAPAATVGGKPGAGFVSVLYGSSQGVDTAKKVVLTQSSAGVPGSPEAHDAFGAAVTSADLDGDGYADLAVGVPGEDIGDAVDAGSVTVLWGSARGLTGTSSWLQSDTLGAPSPREAYGSGLTAADVDGDGRPELAHVNAEDSVYVHDFSASRTPENPEQLYGVPTQDGFRPSGLTGADYDKDGYADLVVTGTAPRLEFVQSHSVLLRGSADGLELDRSFAGGSVGVSGDINKDGYPDLVLGDPRILEHGEWDLSPGSVSVRYGSPDGLFGSHPQTPDQIFEQGRGGLGGSSEVGDQFGADLSLGDVNGDGYLDLAIGSPGESIGDLADVGAVWLLRGSARGLGTAGSQNFNQNTAGVPGASEAGDRFGAQARLIDSDRDGHAELVATAPYENDSAGFAWVLDGTASGVTTNGSWSFGAAALGASQDNAYFGSVLGK; encoded by the coding sequence ATGCGCTCCACACGCGCCGCTTTCCTGGCGGTAGCCCTGCTCGGCGTCACCGGCACCGCGATCGTCGGCGGGCCCGCCTGGGCGGCACAGGGCGCCCAGCGCGCCGGCACGGTGGCCCACGACGACTTCAACGGCGACGGTTATGCGGACCTGGTGACCGCGGCACCCGCCGCGACGGTGGGTGGCAAGCCCGGGGCCGGGTTCGTCTCCGTGCTCTACGGCTCGTCCCAGGGCGTCGACACCGCCAAGAAGGTGGTCCTGACACAGAGTTCGGCCGGGGTGCCTGGCAGCCCGGAGGCCCATGACGCCTTCGGCGCGGCCGTCACGTCCGCGGACCTCGACGGCGACGGATATGCCGATCTTGCCGTGGGAGTGCCCGGCGAGGACATCGGTGACGCCGTCGACGCGGGCAGCGTCACGGTCCTTTGGGGCTCGGCCCGCGGGCTGACCGGCACGAGTTCGTGGCTGCAGAGCGACACCCTGGGCGCGCCCAGCCCGCGGGAGGCCTACGGCAGCGGGCTCACGGCCGCCGACGTCGACGGCGACGGACGCCCGGAACTCGCCCACGTCAACGCGGAGGACTCCGTCTACGTGCACGACTTCAGCGCCTCCCGCACGCCGGAGAACCCCGAGCAGCTCTACGGTGTGCCCACGCAGGACGGCTTCCGGCCCAGCGGTCTGACCGGCGCCGACTACGACAAGGACGGCTATGCCGATCTCGTGGTCACCGGCACCGCGCCGAGGCTGGAGTTCGTGCAGAGCCACTCGGTCCTGTTGCGCGGTTCCGCGGACGGACTGGAACTGGACCGCTCCTTCGCCGGAGGCTCGGTGGGCGTCTCCGGTGACATCAACAAGGACGGATACCCCGACCTCGTGCTGGGCGACCCCCGCATCCTGGAGCACGGCGAGTGGGACCTGTCCCCGGGCAGCGTCTCCGTGCGCTACGGCAGCCCGGACGGCCTGTTCGGCTCCCACCCGCAGACGCCGGATCAGATCTTCGAACAGGGCAGGGGCGGCCTCGGCGGCAGCTCCGAAGTCGGCGATCAGTTCGGTGCCGACCTCAGCCTCGGCGACGTCAACGGCGACGGATACCTCGACCTGGCGATCGGCTCCCCGGGCGAGAGCATCGGCGACCTGGCGGACGTGGGCGCGGTGTGGCTGCTGCGCGGTTCGGCACGGGGACTGGGGACGGCCGGCTCGCAGAACTTCAACCAGAACACCGCCGGCGTGCCGGGTGCGTCCGAGGCGGGCGACCGCTTCGGTGCGCAGGCGCGGCTGATCGACTCCGACCGCGATGGCCACGCCGAACTCGTCGCCACGGCTCCCTACGAGAACGACTCCGCAGGCTTCGCCTGGGTGCTCGACGGCACGGCGTCGGGCGTGACGACCAACGGTTCCTGGTCCTTCGGTGCCGCCGCACTCGGCGCATCACAGGACAACGCCTACTTCGGATCCGTCCTCGGCAAGTAG
- a CDS encoding RNA-guided endonuclease InsQ/TnpB family protein, whose product MAEQVKRAFKYRFYPTNEQAAELSRTFGCVRLVYNKALEERTRAWYGEQRRISYVQSSAALTQWKKTEELAFLAEVSSVPLQQALRHLQTAFGNFFAQRAKYPRYKSRKKSRASAEYTRSAFTWRNGQLTLAKMTQPLDIRWSRPLPEGTEPSTVTVSRDAAGRWFVSLLCQDTIAPAPVTTAAVGLDAGITSLVTLSTGEKITNPRHERRDRARLARAQRELSRKAKGSANREKARRKVARVHARIADRRRDVLHKLSTRVVRENQTVVIEDLSVRNLLKNGTLARAISDAAWTDLRSMLEYKCAWYGRELVVVDRWFPSSKLCGNCGTVAAKMPLNVREWTCVCGVVHDRDINAARNILAAGLAASACGDGVRPQRESSRTGRSSVKQEPQRATAGIPRL is encoded by the coding sequence ATGGCGGAGCAGGTCAAGCGGGCGTTCAAGTACCGCTTCTACCCCACGAATGAGCAGGCGGCTGAGCTGTCGCGCACGTTCGGCTGTGTCCGCCTCGTCTACAACAAGGCGCTGGAGGAGCGGACCCGGGCCTGGTACGGCGAGCAGCGCCGCATCTCCTATGTGCAGTCCTCGGCCGCGTTGACGCAGTGGAAGAAGACCGAGGAACTCGCTTTTCTGGCGGAGGTGTCCTCGGTTCCGTTGCAGCAGGCGCTGCGCCATTTGCAGACGGCGTTCGGGAACTTCTTCGCCCAGCGTGCGAAGTACCCGCGTTACAAGTCCCGCAAGAAGTCCCGCGCGTCGGCTGAGTACACCCGCAGTGCCTTCACCTGGCGGAACGGGCAGCTGACCTTGGCGAAGATGACGCAGCCCTTGGACATCCGCTGGTCGCGCCCGCTGCCCGAGGGGACGGAGCCGAGCACGGTGACGGTGTCCCGAGACGCGGCGGGTCGCTGGTTCGTGTCCCTGCTGTGCCAGGACACCATCGCCCCGGCCCCCGTCACCACGGCGGCCGTCGGCCTGGACGCCGGGATCACCTCCCTGGTGACCCTGTCCACCGGCGAGAAGATCACCAATCCCCGGCACGAACGGCGTGACCGCGCCAGACTGGCGCGCGCGCAGCGGGAGTTGTCGCGCAAGGCGAAGGGCTCGGCGAACCGGGAGAAGGCCCGCCGCAAGGTGGCCCGTGTGCATGCGCGGATCGCCGACCGGCGCCGCGACGTGCTGCACAAGCTGTCGACTCGAGTCGTCCGCGAGAATCAAACGGTCGTGATCGAAGATTTGAGCGTCCGCAACCTGCTGAAGAATGGCACGCTCGCACGCGCCATCAGTGATGCGGCCTGGACGGACCTGCGCTCCATGCTGGAGTACAAGTGCGCCTGGTACGGGCGCGAGCTCGTGGTGGTCGACCGATGGTTCCCCAGCAGCAAGCTGTGCGGGAACTGCGGGACGGTCGCGGCGAAGATGCCGCTGAACGTCCGCGAATGGACGTGCGTGTGCGGCGTCGTGCATGACCGCGACATCAACGCGGCACGTAACATCCTGGCCGCCGGGCTGGCGGCGTCTGCCTGTGGAGACGGTGTAAGACCTCAACGGGAGTCCTCCCGGACGGGGCGGTCGTCGGTGAAGCAGGAACCCCAGCGGGCGACCGCTGGAATCCCCCGCCTTTAG
- a CDS encoding alpha/beta fold hydrolase, giving the protein MFEGFEETQVDVGEASIFVRFGGEGPPVVLLHGHPRTSATWHRVAPQLVAAGHTVVCPDLRGYGRSRGPGFTADHEGYSKRAVADDVVAVMRHLGHRRFALAGHDRGGSVALRLVLDHPDAVSRVAFLDCLPLTEHLSRITVEFATQWWHWFFFAQPGIPERVITADPDSWYHGEPEVMGQENYDEWRQATRDPDVVRAMLEDYRAGLTVDRGHEEADRAAGTRVTCPALVLWSLKDDLEDLYGDPLAIWQRWATDVRGYGIDSGHHVAEQAPDALAYALADFLRPAPAG; this is encoded by the coding sequence GTGTTCGAGGGATTCGAGGAGACGCAGGTCGACGTCGGGGAGGCGTCCATCTTCGTTCGCTTCGGCGGCGAAGGTCCGCCGGTGGTACTCCTGCACGGTCATCCCCGCACGTCGGCCACATGGCATCGGGTCGCTCCGCAACTGGTGGCAGCGGGACACACGGTGGTCTGCCCGGACCTGCGCGGGTACGGGCGTTCCAGAGGCCCCGGGTTCACCGCGGATCACGAGGGCTACTCCAAGCGTGCGGTCGCCGATGACGTGGTGGCCGTCATGCGTCACCTCGGGCACCGCCGGTTCGCGCTCGCGGGGCACGACCGTGGGGGCAGCGTGGCTCTGCGCCTGGTGCTCGACCACCCTGACGCCGTGTCCCGGGTGGCGTTTCTGGACTGCCTGCCGTTGACGGAGCATCTGTCGCGGATCACGGTCGAGTTCGCCACGCAGTGGTGGCACTGGTTCTTCTTCGCGCAGCCGGGCATTCCCGAGCGGGTGATCACCGCCGACCCCGACAGCTGGTACCACGGCGAACCCGAGGTCATGGGGCAGGAGAACTACGACGAGTGGCGGCAGGCCACGCGCGATCCCGACGTGGTGCGGGCCATGCTCGAGGATTACCGGGCCGGCCTCACGGTGGACCGCGGGCACGAGGAGGCCGACCGGGCAGCCGGCACGCGTGTCACCTGCCCGGCGCTGGTCCTCTGGTCCCTCAAGGACGACCTGGAAGACCTCTACGGCGACCCGCTCGCGATCTGGCAGCGGTGGGCCACCGACGTGCGTGGGTACGGCATCGACTCCGGGCACCATGTCGCGGAACAGGCACCCGACGCCCTGGCCTACGCACTCGCCGACTTCCTGCGCCCGGCTCCGGCCGGTTGA